Proteins encoded by one window of Bradyrhizobium sp. B097:
- a CDS encoding gamma carbonic anhydrase family protein has product MAIYELDGQGPDLPADGSYFIADNAVVIGKVRLKSAASVWFGAVLRGDNEWIEIGEGSNVQDNSTLHVDPGFPLTIGNNVTIGHNAIVHGCTLEDGVLIGMGSIVMNGARIRRGSVVGAGSVITEGKEFPENSLIIGAPARVVRTLDAAQAEALSRPAKSYAIRGPQYKAGLKKIG; this is encoded by the coding sequence ATGGCGATCTACGAACTCGACGGGCAGGGGCCCGATCTTCCCGCCGACGGCAGCTACTTCATCGCCGACAATGCCGTTGTGATCGGCAAGGTGCGCCTCAAATCCGCGGCGAGCGTCTGGTTCGGCGCGGTGCTGCGCGGCGACAATGAGTGGATCGAGATCGGCGAAGGCTCCAACGTTCAGGACAATTCGACCCTGCATGTCGATCCCGGCTTTCCCCTGACCATCGGCAACAACGTCACCATCGGCCACAATGCGATCGTGCACGGCTGCACGCTGGAAGACGGCGTGCTGATCGGGATGGGATCGATCGTGATGAACGGCGCGCGCATCAGGCGCGGCAGTGTCGTCGGCGCCGGCTCCGTCATTACCGAGGGCAAGGAGTTTCCGGAAAATTCCCTGATCATCGGTGCGCCCGCGCGCGTGGTGCGCACGCTGGACGCCGCGCAGGCGGAGGCGTTGTCGCGGCCGGCGAAGTCCTACGCGATCCGGGGCCCGCAGTACAAAGCCGGACTGAAGAAGATCGGCTGA